The following DNA comes from Mycobacteriales bacterium.
AGTTCTCGTTGCTGGCCGCAGGCGCCACGATCGTCGCGCTACCGGTGGTGGTCCTGTACTTCTTCCTGCAGCGCCACTTCATCTCCGGCATGTTGTCCGGGGCCGTCAAGGAGTAGAGCCGCACCGAGCGCCGCCGTCAGCGCGGCGCCCAGCGCCCGGTCCCGCTCGGGGCGCGGAGCGCTGGCCAGCGCGGAGACGGCGCGGGTGACGGCATGGTTGGCCGGGCCGCGCGCATAGAGGACGCTGACCGTCCGGCGGCGCAGCCGCCCGACGGCGGACCTGCGGACCGATGGTCCAGGGGGCGACTTGCGGGCGAGCCGGGCGCGGGCCCGGCGCTCCTGGCCGCGCAGGCGCCAGGCAGACCACCGCGACGGCGGGGTGCGGGTCAGGGCGACGTCGGCGGCCGCGGCGACCACGGCCGGCGCGATCCGGTCGTCGCCGACCAGGCCGACGAGGACCGGTGCGGTCATCGCGAGCTGCTGGCGCCCGTCGGTGCTCATCTCGTCGTTGACGGCCCGGACCAGATCGGCGAGCACGGGGTCGCTGCAGCGCGGCCGGTCACTGAACCGTTCGCCCGCGAGAATCGAGGCGAACTCCATCAGGCAGGCACCGTCGGACTCGTCCAGATGCGAGCCGGAGGCGAGCAGCGGCATACCGCCGGGAACTGGAGACACCGTTCCCACCTCAATCCACTCTTGCTCGCGGCCGATCCTGCGCATGGCCTGAAGCCCCAGTATTCGCCTCCTTCGCACACCGGGGGAGCGAACCGCGATCAGCCGCTGCGCACACAGGTCCAGATCGTCGCCGGCGTACCCAGCACGCGGACCGGGTGCCGGCGCTCGAGGTGCAGCTGGGGCGGGAGGGTCGAACGGGGCAGCTTGGGCGCGAGGAGCACGACGCGACCGCCCGGCCGGGTGACCCGCGAGATCTCCCCGAGCACCGTGGTCAGCCAGGTGGTCATGTCTTCATCGACGTCGAACTGGCGGCCGAAGGGCAGGTTGGACACGCAGGCCGAGACCGACCCGGCGGGCAGGTCCAGGCTGCGCGCGTCGGCGTGGGACACGGTGGCGCGCGGGACGTTGTGTCCGGCGGCCCGGACCGCCTCCCGGTCGATGTCGCTCCCCGTCGCGGTCCAGCCCTGCTCGATCGCTTCGGTGAGGATCGTGCCCGACCCGCAGCACGGGTCGAGCAGTACGCCGTCCGGCGATCCGGCGAGCCGGACCATGGCGGCCGCGACGGCCGGCCGCAGGGCGCCGGTCCGCTCGACGGAGCGACCGCCGTGCTGGCGCATGGTGGCGTCGGACAGGCGCAGCCCGGCCAGGAAGCGCCCGTGGGAGTACTCGACCACCCAGATCTCCAATTGCGCCGGGTCGTCGACGCGCCACGTCGGCTGATCATGCGCGACGGCCTGGGTGAGGTGCCGGCGCAGCTCGGTCCTCGGGAAGGAACGCTCCTGGAGCACCCGGACGATCACCCGGAAGGTCACCGAACCGCGGCCCAGCCGGCGAGCGGTGCGCAGATTCGCCAGTGCCTGCTGGACACGTTGCGGACGCCAGAGGCGCCGGGCGATCCACTGCGCCCGATCGCCGTCCGAACGCAGCGTCCGGCCGACCTCGACGAACACGTCCTCGCTCAGCCGGGCCGTCAGCGGGTCGGCGGCGTGGGCGGGTGCGGCGTCGAACAGCACGATGTCCGACCGCCCGTCGGACCCGAGGTCGCCCACCGTGACGGCCGGGATGTCGGCGAGCTCCTGCCGCGCGAGACGGCCGAGGCCGGATGCGGTCGCGGCGAACATCCGGATCCCGGTGGACCCGGCGCGACTCTCCGGCGCGCGACGGCTATCGCGCTTTCCCTGCCGCTGACGCGGTCGCGGGGTCATGCCGCGACCCGGCCGGCGGAAGACACGGCCCTGGAGCTGGGGGCAGAAGGGCTACGTAGCCGGGATATCGCGGATGCTCGGATGTCGCGGATCGGATCGATGATGCCGGCGAGCTTACGTGGAGCCGGGCAGGCGGTAGGTCAGCAGGTAGCGCCAGAACAGGCGCCGGTGGATCGTCGCGCCCGGCAGGCGGGCCTCGACCTGCGACCGGATCTCGGCGAGGGTCATCGTGGCCGGCGCGACGGGGGCGCCTGGGCCGGCGACCGATCGGCGGTTCGCGGT
Coding sequences within:
- a CDS encoding methyltransferase domain-containing protein; protein product: MFAATASGLGRLARQELADIPAVTVGDLGSDGRSDIVLFDAAPAHAADPLTARLSEDVFVEVGRTLRSDGDRAQWIARRLWRPQRVQQALANLRTARRLGRGSVTFRVIVRVLQERSFPRTELRRHLTQAVAHDQPTWRVDDPAQLEIWVVEYSHGRFLAGLRLSDATMRQHGGRSVERTGALRPAVAAAMVRLAGSPDGVLLDPCCGSGTILTEAIEQGWTATGSDIDREAVRAAGHNVPRATVSHADARSLDLPAGSVSACVSNLPFGRQFDVDEDMTTWLTTVLGEISRVTRPGGRVVLLAPKLPRSTLPPQLHLERRHPVRVLGTPATIWTCVRSG
- a CDS encoding SAM-dependent methyltransferase, which encodes RLHDLLLPGGVLVVLGCYEEKTRSDVIVSRTASIANIAMGLAHRIGRTANRRSVAGPGAPVAPATMTLAEIRSQVEARLPGATIHRRLFWRYLLTYRLPGST